From the genome of Diorhabda sublineata isolate icDioSubl1.1 chromosome Y, icDioSubl1.1, whole genome shotgun sequence, one region includes:
- the LOC130452000 gene encoding interstitial collagenase-like produces the protein MEKKTNLTWYFPQATPPYVAAAEKAFNVWQQNSKFTFKRVTIPVPSPDITITIVNEKHQFRANFQGNRYCDFNFDGPVKVLAHAYFPSEDGCIEIHFDRNERWNPNIDGIVQDTETSFFMVLAHEFGHTLGIGHSDVPTAIMYPWFQKNFLILHSEYVKDYLPQKIPFEPISHIFKNSAGNLFAFNKLTGDCYTTSFPDLTILEINKVPIPTNSKVDVIFQTNSGQIFVFYDQAYYIEFNDGFKKILNRGRVSDRFLGLPKNPTAAFRYIDGYIYFFTQDTTNTTTSTTYYKFSEYSRSVVSSGPFDWNLFYI, from the coding sequence atggaaaaaaaaactaacctaACTTGGTATTTTCCTCAAGCCACACCGCCATACGTTGCTGCTGCTGAAAAGGCATTTAATGTTTGGCaacaaaattccaaatttacATTTAAACGAGTAACGATTCCTGTGCCTTCGCCTGACATAACTATTACTATTGTTaatgaaaaacatcaatttcgaGCTAATTTTCAAGGTAATCGATATTGTGACTTTAATTTTGATGGTCCCGTTAAGGTGTTAGCTCATGCTTATTTTCCCTCTGAAGATGGATGTattgaaattcattttgatcGTAATGAACGATGGAATCCAAACATCGATGGAATTGTACAAGACACTGAAACTAGCTTCTTTATGGTATTAGCACACGAATTCGGCCACACCTTAGGAATTGGTCATAGCGACGTTCCAACTGCAATAATGTATCCGTggtttcagaaaaattttttaatattacattCTGAATACGTCAAAGATTATCTTCCACAGAAGATTCCATTCGAACCAATATcacacatttttaaaaattctgcaGGCAATTTGTTTGCATTTAATAAACTTACCGGCGATTGTTATACGACATCTTTCCCAGATTTGACTATATTGGAAATAAACAAAGTACCCATACCAACTAATTCGAAAGTCgatgttatttttcaaacaaatagtggtcaaatttttgtgttttatgatCAAGCATATTACATCGAATTCAATGATggatttaagaaaattttgaatagaggTAGAGTTAGCGATCGTTTTTTGGGGCTTCCGAAAAATCCTACTGCTGCATTCCGTTATATCGATGGATACATTTACTTTTTCACTCAAGACACAACCAACACCACCACCTCCACCACCTACTACAAATTCAGCGAATATTCGAGAAGTGTTGTATCATCTGGACCATTTGATTGGAATCTTTTTTACATCTGA